From a single Pseudalkalibacillus hwajinpoensis genomic region:
- a CDS encoding ABC transporter ATP-binding protein, with translation MYALKTKDLTLGYGEQTVIEELNLLIPEGEMSVLIGGNGCGKSTLLRSLARLLKPHSGGVVLDGEAISKKPTKEIARKMAILPQSPVAPEGLTVLQLVKQGRYPYQTWLSQWSEEDEEAVQKALRATHMEEFAERNVDSLSGGQKQRAWIALTLAQDTDIILLDEPTTYLDLAHQIEVLDLLFELNKEDNRTILMVLHDLNLACRYADHIIAVKDKGIYDQGKPEDIVNVDLVKHVFGLQCDIISDPLFGTPLCVPHGKGRKVHGREATGV, from the coding sequence ATGTACGCATTAAAAACGAAAGATCTCACGCTTGGGTATGGCGAGCAAACCGTGATCGAAGAGCTTAACTTACTGATCCCAGAAGGTGAAATGAGTGTTCTAATAGGCGGGAATGGATGTGGGAAATCGACACTTTTGCGAAGTCTTGCACGCCTCCTGAAGCCTCATTCTGGTGGCGTTGTGCTTGATGGTGAGGCGATTTCAAAAAAACCAACGAAAGAAATTGCCCGCAAAATGGCCATTCTGCCTCAATCCCCAGTAGCGCCTGAAGGACTGACTGTTCTTCAGCTCGTTAAACAGGGACGGTACCCCTATCAAACCTGGTTAAGTCAGTGGTCTGAAGAAGATGAAGAGGCTGTTCAGAAGGCATTAAGAGCTACGCATATGGAAGAATTTGCGGAGAGAAATGTGGATTCATTATCAGGTGGGCAAAAGCAGCGAGCGTGGATTGCGCTAACGCTCGCACAGGACACGGACATTATTTTACTCGATGAACCCACAACATACCTGGATCTTGCTCATCAAATAGAGGTTCTCGATCTTCTTTTCGAACTTAATAAAGAGGATAACCGAACGATTTTGATGGTTCTACACGATCTCAACCTCGCGTGCAGGTATGCAGACCATATCATTGCTGTAAAAGACAAAGGGATTTATGACCAGGGTAAGCCAGAGGATATTGTGAATGTTGATCTCGTGAAGCACGTGTTTGGTTTGCAGTGTGACATTATTTCAGATCCATTGTTCGGGACGCCTCTATGCGTGCCACATGGCAAAGGGAGGAAGGTTCATGGTCGCGAAGCAACAGGTGTTTAA
- a CDS encoding amidase, whose translation MTILEMDALSLSRKISNREISSHHAVKTYIEHLNTINPVLNCLVENRFESALEEAKRADYMLATEEARGRLFGVPISVKECFHVENMTTTGGLSYRAGSREKTDAEVISRLKAEGAIILGKTNTPALCFCQETDNKHYGRTNNPWDTRRTSGGSSGGEGSLIAAGGAAVGIGADIGGSIRFPAHFNGIVGFKSGNRQVSQEGNFPFVDKPEQERMLGIGAMSKSVQDARLINQIIANEPPPDRNLSDFKLVYPLPHHRFPINRETFQLISSMREAFEDELSEEQVNPPFFDEAALMWQQIMSIDGGADMVKLMTDNEKASAFAEFMKEKLFRSSDVHPYLSWALIGTKLFKPNQKQINQIHAALKRGDDILEDYLDNRILIMPVYHSPAPIHGELYQELFSIRKTFLNYMPYIAYANVWGLPSLTVPIGTSKEGLPIGVQLVSRVGNEEALFQLGEQIEGRIGGYSRCTLHDNDQLKEQAEAEFV comes from the coding sequence ATGACAATATTAGAAATGGATGCCCTGTCCCTGTCGAGAAAGATTTCGAACCGAGAAATCTCATCGCATCATGCTGTTAAAACGTATATCGAGCATCTTAACACAATTAATCCTGTGCTGAACTGTCTTGTAGAAAACCGCTTTGAATCAGCACTGGAGGAGGCTAAACGAGCTGATTACATGCTTGCCACTGAAGAGGCACGAGGCCGTTTATTTGGAGTCCCAATCAGTGTAAAAGAATGCTTCCATGTTGAAAATATGACAACAACCGGTGGACTCAGCTATCGCGCTGGTTCACGCGAAAAAACTGATGCCGAGGTCATCAGTCGCTTGAAGGCAGAAGGCGCGATTATTCTTGGTAAAACGAATACACCAGCTCTTTGCTTCTGTCAGGAAACTGATAACAAACATTACGGAAGAACAAATAACCCGTGGGACACCAGAAGAACATCAGGCGGCTCAAGCGGTGGAGAAGGCTCATTGATCGCAGCAGGCGGAGCTGCTGTTGGCATTGGTGCTGATATTGGGGGCTCCATTCGCTTCCCTGCTCATTTTAATGGGATCGTCGGTTTTAAGTCCGGAAATCGCCAGGTCTCACAGGAGGGAAATTTCCCCTTCGTCGACAAGCCTGAGCAGGAGCGTATGCTCGGCATTGGCGCGATGAGCAAATCTGTTCAAGATGCTCGTCTTATTAACCAGATTATCGCTAACGAGCCACCGCCAGATCGAAATCTTTCGGATTTCAAACTTGTTTATCCGCTCCCACATCATCGCTTTCCGATTAATCGAGAAACGTTCCAACTCATTTCAAGTATGAGAGAAGCATTTGAAGATGAATTATCTGAAGAGCAGGTCAATCCCCCATTTTTTGATGAGGCGGCACTGATGTGGCAGCAAATCATGTCCATTGATGGTGGAGCCGACATGGTGAAGCTCATGACGGATAATGAAAAGGCCAGTGCGTTTGCTGAATTTATGAAAGAAAAGTTATTTCGAAGTTCTGACGTCCATCCTTATCTCTCGTGGGCATTAATTGGTACAAAGCTTTTCAAGCCGAATCAGAAACAAATCAATCAGATTCATGCTGCCCTTAAGCGTGGAGATGATATTTTAGAAGACTATTTAGACAACCGCATTCTTATTATGCCAGTCTATCATTCACCTGCACCCATTCACGGCGAATTGTATCAGGAATTATTTTCAATTCGAAAAACGTTTTTGAATTACATGCCTTACATTGCCTATGCGAATGTGTGGGGCCTCCCTTCACTGACCGTTCCAATCGGAACAAGTAAAGAGGGACTGCCAATTGGCGTTCAGCTCGTGAGTCGGGTTGGTAATGAAGAAGCGCTTTTTCAGCTCGGTGAACAGATTGAAGGGCGGATTGGTGGGTATAGTCGATGCACCCTGCATGACAATGATCAACTGAAAGAGCAAGCTGAAGCAGAATTTGTATAA
- a CDS encoding FecCD family ABC transporter permease: MTKYTSFRMRAISFLIDRRAVLIIAGLIGAVILTALISVGVGEIFMTPDAVVKALFGYGTEMNELVVKQFRFPRIAMSVLAGAALAVSGAILQGMIRNPLASPDILGITWGGALATIGFLTIFSDKANALTVSIQWMPLASFIGAIVAGFLVFVLSWKNGISPIRLVLIGIGLTAVLQALTTLLMIIGPIYRASEANIWITGSVHGTNGKDVLTLLPWVVVLLVLLMVYSRRVSLQELGDDVAKGAGALLLRDRIVLLLISTGLAGGAVAFAGGVGFVGLMAPHIARKLVGSSFGVLVPVSALVGSMLVMIADLIGRTLFSPLEVPAGVFTAAIGAPYFIYLLYRSRNK; this comes from the coding sequence ATGACGAAGTACACTTCCTTTCGAATGAGAGCTATCTCTTTTTTAATCGATCGACGAGCTGTCTTGATCATTGCAGGCTTAATTGGAGCGGTTATTCTAACAGCACTGATTAGTGTCGGTGTAGGCGAGATTTTCATGACACCGGATGCTGTAGTGAAAGCACTATTTGGCTATGGTACTGAAATGAACGAACTTGTTGTAAAACAGTTTCGTTTTCCTAGAATCGCCATGTCTGTTCTTGCTGGAGCTGCCCTTGCAGTATCAGGCGCTATCCTTCAGGGTATGATTCGTAATCCACTTGCATCGCCGGATATCCTTGGGATTACCTGGGGGGGAGCACTGGCGACGATTGGCTTCTTAACGATCTTTAGTGATAAGGCAAATGCGTTGACTGTAAGTATTCAATGGATGCCGCTTGCATCGTTTATTGGTGCAATAGTTGCAGGATTTCTAGTGTTTGTACTTTCCTGGAAAAATGGCATTTCACCAATTCGCCTTGTTTTAATCGGTATTGGGCTAACTGCGGTTCTGCAGGCATTAACAACCCTTCTAATGATTATTGGGCCAATCTACCGAGCATCTGAAGCGAATATATGGATCACCGGAAGCGTGCATGGTACGAATGGCAAAGACGTGTTGACCCTTCTGCCCTGGGTAGTCGTACTCCTCGTGCTTCTAATGGTGTATTCAAGAAGGGTAAGCCTTCAGGAGCTTGGGGACGATGTCGCAAAAGGAGCAGGTGCACTTCTTTTAAGAGATCGCATCGTGCTGCTGTTAATCAGCACCGGACTTGCAGGCGGTGCAGTAGCCTTTGCTGGTGGAGTTGGGTTCGTAGGATTAATGGCTCCGCATATTGCGAGAAAGCTGGTTGGTTCCTCATTCGGTGTACTTGTTCCAGTATCTGCACTCGTTGGCAGCATGCTTGTGATGATTGCAGACCTAATTGGTCGGACGCTATTTTCGCCGCTTGAAGTACCAGCAGGGGTTTTTACAGCCGCAATAGGGGCGCCTTATTTTATTTACTTATTGTATCGATCAAGAAACAAATGA
- a CDS encoding DMT family transporter — MIAVFFVSTSAVIVKLASAPASIIAMYRLLIAIGLMLPIVLLNCRDAFKKIKATDWGYGSLAGVSLAFHFILWFESLNYTSVASSVVLVTLQPLFAFIGTYLFFKEKLTLPAIAGGLTAVTGSVVISWGDFQISGIALWGDILALTACAMVTGYLLFGQNIRTRLDLIPYTFIVYGIAALTLVIYNLVLRYPFVTYPTSDWTYFLLLALFPTLLGHSLLNWAVKWVSVNVISMSILFEPIGASILAYFILGETLHSMQWVGGGIILAGLFLFIRSYTRKPTET; from the coding sequence ATGATCGCGGTTTTTTTCGTATCGACCTCCGCAGTCATTGTAAAGCTTGCTTCAGCACCGGCTTCCATCATTGCAATGTATCGCCTTCTGATTGCGATTGGGCTGATGCTTCCGATTGTTTTACTAAACTGTCGAGATGCCTTTAAGAAAATTAAAGCAACTGACTGGGGATATGGAAGTCTAGCAGGTGTGAGTCTCGCATTTCACTTTATTCTCTGGTTTGAATCACTGAATTACACGTCTGTCGCGAGTTCGGTCGTACTCGTAACACTTCAACCTCTGTTTGCGTTCATAGGGACCTATCTTTTTTTCAAAGAAAAACTTACCCTTCCTGCAATTGCAGGAGGGCTAACGGCGGTTACGGGATCTGTTGTGATTAGCTGGGGTGATTTCCAAATAAGCGGCATTGCACTCTGGGGTGATATTCTTGCGCTTACAGCCTGTGCGATGGTAACCGGCTACCTCTTATTTGGGCAGAACATTCGAACACGGTTAGATCTGATTCCCTATACCTTTATCGTCTATGGGATTGCCGCTTTGACACTCGTAATCTACAATCTCGTATTACGTTATCCATTCGTTACATATCCCACTTCCGATTGGACTTACTTCCTTCTGCTCGCCCTCTTCCCTACTCTGCTTGGCCACTCGCTTCTGAACTGGGCTGTGAAATGGGTAAGTGTGAACGTCATATCGATGAGCATTCTATTTGAGCCAATCGGCGCGAGTATCCTTGCCTACTTCATTCTCGGGGAGACCCTGCACTCGATGCAGTGGGTTGGAGGAGGTATTATCTTAGCAGGACTCTTCCTGTTTATTAGGAGCTATACCCGAAAACCAACTGAAACCTAA
- a CDS encoding class I SAM-dependent methyltransferase, translating to MELASITREHPFSEEDFEYTSLLPGYRVDLRNARNEQIDRFLNANVVSDWSQLSWKEIGRPFEVKKIAKDRRDWEKENQQDMPVKTSWEYFNRSFHTLFMQDVPAEQQRIKISLKEDFKGFRLRDIKQGLGEMTRLSLWNYVHRIEDGIWDPRGKRALFQGLDVKNPRILFLGAAEGYEAMQLHAMYPGGEIVMVDYDAFCKTDRFAHFPDTYPFLGTNPETGSPKVWYKDQMNITYLVKDIRDLDFHKEFDIVLSVGLLEHVPDEHKPAILEWHRKFVKDNGYVIMTTPRNQMKSRIYYHIMADMMNHTYRELMDIRQMGLYAYENGFDIIRHGFIKVHNGIIARAR from the coding sequence TTGGAACTTGCTTCAATTACGAGAGAACACCCTTTCTCGGAGGAAGACTTTGAGTACACGTCGCTGTTGCCTGGTTATCGTGTCGATCTGCGAAATGCAAGAAATGAGCAGATCGATCGGTTTCTAAATGCGAACGTTGTGAGTGACTGGTCACAATTGTCATGGAAGGAAATTGGGAGGCCGTTTGAAGTGAAGAAAATCGCTAAGGACCGGCGAGACTGGGAGAAGGAGAACCAGCAGGACATGCCGGTTAAGACGTCATGGGAGTATTTCAATCGGTCCTTTCATACCCTTTTTATGCAGGACGTTCCTGCTGAACAGCAGCGGATAAAAATCTCCTTGAAGGAAGATTTCAAAGGCTTCCGTCTTCGTGATATCAAACAGGGACTTGGAGAAATGACGCGTCTGTCACTCTGGAACTACGTTCATCGTATTGAAGACGGCATTTGGGACCCGCGCGGCAAACGGGCTCTTTTTCAAGGACTTGATGTCAAAAATCCTCGTATTCTTTTTCTTGGCGCTGCTGAAGGATATGAAGCAATGCAACTCCACGCCATGTATCCCGGTGGAGAAATTGTGATGGTTGATTATGACGCTTTCTGTAAGACAGATCGTTTTGCGCATTTCCCTGATACGTATCCTTTTCTTGGTACGAATCCAGAGACGGGTTCTCCTAAAGTCTGGTATAAAGATCAAATGAACATTACCTACCTTGTCAAAGACATCCGCGACCTTGATTTCCATAAAGAATTTGATATTGTCCTAAGCGTCGGTCTTCTTGAGCATGTTCCAGATGAACACAAGCCAGCAATTCTGGAGTGGCATCGTAAATTTGTAAAAGATAACGGCTATGTAATCATGACAACCCCAAGAAATCAGATGAAATCAAGAATATATTACCACATTATGGCAGATATGATGAATCATACGTACCGTGAGCTCATGGATATCCGCCAGATGGGGCTCTACGCCTATGAGAACGGCTTTGATATTATAAGACATGGGTTTATTAAAGTGCACAATGGGATTATTGCCAGGGCTCGCTAA
- a CDS encoding B12-binding domain-containing radical SAM protein, with product MKIVVSTLNAKFIHTCLALRYLKASAAPEYNVKMAEYTIKDPVMNIVIDLHSMKPDVIGFSCYIWNIEETIPVIEMLKIVNPSLTIVLGGPEVSYDVYEWLDRIPQADYIVMGEGEATFKELLQSIEAGESADHVKGIAYRKDDKNHINPPAPKLSLSEIPSPFRFEEDLADLGRRVTYVETSRGCPYSCQFCLSSIEIGVRYFPAERMKEELQYLMDNGAKTIKFVDRTFNIRRNYALDMFQFLIDEHRPGCVFQFEITADIMRPEVLEFLNKEAPPGLFRFEIGVQSTNDETNELVMRKQNFEKLARTVTMVKDGGKIDQHLDLIAGLPGEDYRSFRKTFNDVFSFRPEELQLGFLKMLRGTGVRLSAEKHGYLYMDRSPYEILGNDVLSFDDVIRIKQVEDVLEKYWNDHRMDTTLEYLVTEVFQSPFDFFQEFGSYWEGKGWSRIGHQLEDLFRRLASFMSERAPEHMDRLTTFMKIDYLSNSKTKPRTVWWSDRLEKRDETALIKLVNENPLLLGEAFQSLNLSERELHKHTVVDVLPIGPDEVEQTFLLIYYHPKTNERDVFYGSLPSKFSVIS from the coding sequence ATGAAGATAGTTGTAAGTACGTTGAATGCGAAGTTTATTCATACCTGTCTCGCATTACGTTATTTAAAAGCCTCCGCTGCCCCTGAATATAACGTCAAGATGGCAGAATATACAATTAAAGATCCTGTCATGAATATCGTAATCGATCTCCATAGTATGAAGCCCGATGTGATTGGCTTCAGCTGCTATATCTGGAATATCGAAGAAACGATTCCCGTTATTGAAATGCTAAAAATAGTAAATCCATCGTTAACAATTGTACTTGGCGGTCCAGAAGTTTCATATGATGTGTATGAATGGCTCGACCGTATCCCACAGGCTGATTACATTGTCATGGGTGAAGGAGAGGCTACCTTTAAGGAGCTTCTTCAATCCATTGAAGCTGGTGAATCGGCTGACCATGTGAAAGGCATTGCTTACCGTAAAGACGACAAAAACCATATCAATCCACCAGCGCCTAAGCTCTCACTAAGTGAAATTCCGTCTCCATTCCGGTTCGAAGAAGACCTTGCAGATCTCGGTCGCCGCGTCACATATGTGGAGACGAGTCGAGGCTGTCCTTATTCCTGTCAGTTCTGCTTATCTTCGATTGAAATTGGGGTAAGGTATTTCCCTGCTGAGCGTATGAAAGAGGAACTTCAGTATTTAATGGACAATGGGGCGAAGACGATCAAGTTCGTTGACAGAACGTTTAATATTCGCAGAAATTATGCCCTTGATATGTTTCAATTCTTGATTGATGAGCATCGGCCCGGTTGCGTTTTTCAATTCGAAATCACCGCGGACATCATGCGCCCAGAAGTTCTTGAGTTTCTAAATAAAGAAGCCCCTCCAGGACTATTCCGTTTTGAAATTGGTGTTCAATCGACAAACGATGAGACGAATGAGCTTGTCATGCGAAAACAGAATTTCGAAAAGCTCGCACGGACGGTAACCATGGTGAAAGATGGAGGGAAAATTGATCAGCACCTTGATTTAATCGCTGGCCTGCCTGGGGAAGATTATCGGTCATTCCGCAAAACCTTCAACGATGTATTCTCATTTCGGCCTGAAGAGCTCCAGCTCGGATTTCTTAAAATGCTGCGCGGTACGGGTGTCCGCCTGAGCGCTGAAAAGCACGGTTATCTCTACATGGACCGTTCTCCGTACGAAATACTCGGAAATGACGTCTTATCATTCGACGACGTGATTCGCATTAAGCAGGTAGAAGACGTACTTGAGAAATACTGGAACGATCATCGTATGGATACGACGCTCGAATATCTTGTAACGGAGGTTTTCCAATCTCCCTTCGACTTCTTCCAGGAATTCGGAAGCTATTGGGAGGGAAAAGGCTGGTCTCGCATCGGCCATCAGCTTGAAGATCTATTTCGACGTCTCGCTTCCTTTATGAGCGAGCGCGCACCTGAGCATATGGATCGTCTGACAACGTTTATGAAAATAGACTATCTCTCTAATTCAAAAACAAAGCCACGTACTGTCTGGTGGAGTGATCGGTTGGAGAAGCGCGACGAAACCGCTCTTATTAAACTTGTAAACGAAAATCCACTTCTTCTTGGGGAAGCATTCCAATCACTAAACCTTTCTGAGCGTGAGCTTCACAAACATACGGTGGTTGATGTTCTTCCGATTGGCCCAGATGAAGTGGAGCAAACGTTTTTACTTATTTACTATCATCCAAAAACGAATGAACGTGACGTTTTCTATGGCTCGCTTCCTTCTAAATTTTCGGTTATTTCCTAA
- a CDS encoding IucA/IucC family C-terminal-domain containing protein has protein sequence MVAKQQVFNLKEKEKLELLRLQVGAASHMSIRQLLDANELKALLERLVTEGHFPSLVVAGSQFTKRYGFMAIAPILYAFTMWNKPVDAGTDKLAYRLDLDAEPWMINLVIDDEWIDPSKDRSLARSELANKVINENLAPFVEAMVKATKLSAAILWENVSIYLFWLYETLIPSEGDKVQKRRAEEDLHYFLREFNCTSFTCGANPFLPYYTEKTETTDGAIRFRRTCCLYDQVSVGGACCKTCPKAR, from the coding sequence ATGGTCGCGAAGCAACAGGTGTTTAATCTAAAGGAAAAAGAGAAGCTTGAGCTGCTTCGGCTTCAGGTGGGGGCTGCAAGTCATATGAGCATAAGACAGCTTCTCGATGCAAATGAGTTAAAAGCTTTGCTTGAACGTCTTGTCACGGAAGGGCATTTTCCTTCCCTCGTAGTCGCCGGGTCTCAGTTTACGAAGCGCTATGGATTTATGGCGATAGCTCCGATCCTATACGCCTTTACAATGTGGAATAAGCCAGTGGATGCAGGTACGGATAAGCTTGCATACCGACTGGATTTGGATGCAGAGCCGTGGATGATCAATCTGGTTATAGATGATGAATGGATCGATCCATCGAAAGACCGATCTTTAGCACGGAGTGAGCTTGCAAATAAGGTGATAAACGAAAACCTCGCTCCGTTTGTAGAAGCAATGGTAAAGGCTACTAAATTATCAGCTGCTATTCTCTGGGAAAATGTTTCGATCTACTTATTCTGGCTCTATGAAACGTTGATCCCATCAGAAGGTGACAAAGTACAAAAAAGAAGGGCAGAAGAAGACCTCCATTATTTCCTTCGTGAATTCAACTGCACAAGCTTTACATGTGGTGCTAATCCTTTTCTCCCTTATTACACTGAGAAAACAGAAACAACAGATGGAGCAATTCGCTTCCGCCGAACATGCTGTCTGTATGACCAGGTATCTGTAGGTGGCGCATGCTGCAAAACGTGTCCAAAGGCACGGTGA